CTCCATCGGAGGGGACGGGTATTCCTCCAACGGACATGATATGGTCCTTCTCGTGGACAAGGTCCTGAAGAAGTGATTTTGAGTATACCGCACAGAATCGGATCTGCTACCAAAATTTCTGTAGAAATTAGTCAGGGCGGTTTGACCGCCCTGTACCGGGGTTGCCCCCGGTTTGAATTGTTTTCAAGCGGACTCTGCAATCGCTTTCTTCTGCACCCATACCCAGATAGGGATGAAGAGCAGGAGGATGGTGAATCCGATCACAGCGGGCACGTAGGAGTTGCCGGATGCGACGTAGCTCCAGTACACAAGGCACACGAGGAGCACGATCTGCATGCAGCACATGAACGCACCGACATAGGTGTAGAATCCGGGGGCCTTGAAGGGCCTGGGGAGATCCTTGAACTTGGGGTCCCTCCTGGATTTCACGAATGCTGCGAGTGCCACGAAGTTCGCGATCGCATATCCCATAGCTGAAGCGGACAGCACGGTCATGACCGATGTGTCGATGCCTGCCATAGGCAGTACGCAGAGCACGAACATCAGGATGGTGTTGAACACCGACACGAAGAGCATGGCGTGAACGGGCATACCGTGGTCGTTGAGCTTTCCGAACCAAGCGGGAAGGTTGCCCTCCCTGGCCATGGAGTGCATCGCCCTGGAAGATCCAAGGTATCCGGTCTGGATGATGAGGATCATGGCGATGATCAGGACGACCAGCGCGATCATTCCTCCGATCTCGCCGAAGGCAGCGATGGCGATCGGGTGAAGGGAGTGGTATCTTGCATCCTCGAGTCCGTCCTGTCCGATCTCTCCGTACATGAGGAAGGGCACGAGGAAGTACAGTGCGAGACAGATGAGTCCGCAGCTGAAGAGTGCCTTGGGGGTGTCGTGTCCGGGATCCTTGTACTCGGGACCGTAGATGGCGGCGGTCTCCCATGCGCAGGAGGACCACTGTCCGAGTCCGAAGCATCCGAGGACCAGCACGATGGACATCATGTCAGAGTATCCGACGACGGGGAAGTGCCATGCGTTGGAGATGTTGGAGAACTGGAAGTTCCCGATGTCTCCGACGAGGATGATTACGATAGGGATGAGTGAGATGATAGCAAGGACCATCGCAAGCTTACCGCCGCCCTCGAGACCGCGGGAGGACATGATGAACATGCCGATGACCACGACGAGGATGACAGCCATGCTGAGTGCAAGGTTCTGCATATCAGAGAGTTCCCATCCGCCCATGACGGTGATGTATTCGACGATGAGGCCCGAGAAGATGTATACAACAGGGGTCCATGCGAACCAATAACACCAGGAGGCGAATGCCCCGATGAATTTACTCTTATCTATCTGTCCTGGCGCAACGTTATCAGACTGGAATACAGTCTGTGCGCATCCAGGCAAACCGGTTGCCTGGGGGAATGTGGTGACCATCTCTGCGTAAGCGATGTTCTGAACGAATCCCTGAAGAACTCCGACGGTCCAGGTGAAAATACAGAGGGCCCAGATCATTGAGCCGACATCGTATAGACCGGGGAGGATCAGCAGGGGAACGCCGAGTGCCACGAACATTCCGTCTTTCCAGCTTACTGTACGCTGGAGCTGACTAGTCTCGTTTCCTTCGCTCATTGGTATTCACCAATAAAAAATTGAAGGGGGGCTGCAACCCCCCTATATGAAAGTGTTTGAATCAGTTCTTGAGCTGGCGCCTGAACAGTTCGCAGCTGTTGATCTTGATATCAAGCAGCTTCTCGATGTTCATCTTGGCAGCGATACCCCTGGGTGCTCCGGGGATACCAGTGCAGCTTCCGATTCCGAGCTCCTCACGGAGGTCCCTCATGATGCACTCATCGGCAATCTCGACGGTGTCGAGTCCGAGCTTCTTTGCAACGTACTCTTTTGCCTTGTCGAGCTTCATGTTCTTTGCGTACATCATACGGGCAACAAGGTCACCAGTGGTCCTGATTCCCTGCATACCGGAGGTCATAAGGTGGGGGATGTCCATTCCGACGGGATCTCCCACTCCAACCTATACTCCATCGACTTTGGCAATCTCGACCATAGCCTTGTTACACCTGGAGACTGCATCTACAGGAGGGGTCTCCTTCATGGGGATTCCGCCGACACCCATACCGAGGTCAACGTGGACGGGTATAGGGGACTGCTCGACGGCTGCCTTGATGAAGGTGACGGACCTGGCGAGGTTCCATGCGAGGGATTTGCTGGTGTTGGTGTTGCAGACGGCTCCGAAGACGTTGGCTCCTGCCTGTGCAATGACCTTTGCCTGCTGGTGGGGGTAGAGTCCGGCGCAAACGGTGCCCTCGAACTCGATCATTCCGTGGATTCCCATGACGGACTCTCCGGCTGCACCGACGTTGATGTATGCCTCAGGGCATGCTTTCCTCAGTGCTTTTACTCCGTTCAGAGTTCCGACGAAGTCTGCGTCTCCTGCAGATCCAGTGGTGTCGAAGTTGAATCCATCG
The sequence above is a segment of the methanogenic archaeon ISO4-H5 genome. Coding sequences within it:
- a CDS encoding dimethylamine permease, which translates into the protein MSEGNETSQLQRTVSWKDGMFVALGVPLLILPGLYDVGSMIWALCIFTWTVGVLQGFVQNIAYAEMVTTFPQATGLPGCAQTVFQSDNVAPGQIDKSKFIGAFASWCYWFAWTPVVYIFSGLIVEYITVMGGWELSDMQNLALSMAVILVVVIGMFIMSSRGLEGGGKLAMVLAIISLIPIVIILVGDIGNFQFSNISNAWHFPVVGYSDMMSIVLVLGCFGLGQWSSCAWETAAIYGPEYKDPGHDTPKALFSCGLICLALYFLVPFLMYGEIGQDGLEDARYHSLHPIAIAAFGEIGGMIALVVLIIAMILIIQTGYLGSSRAMHSMAREGNLPAWFGKLNDHGMPVHAMLFVSVFNTILMFVLCVLPMAGIDTSVMTVLSASAMGYAIANFVALAAFVKSRRDPKFKDLPRPFKAPGFYTYVGAFMCCMQIVLLVCLVYWSYVASGNSYVPAVIGFTILLLFIPIWVWVQKKAIAESA
- a CDS encoding dimethylamine:corrinoid methyltransferase MtbB — encoded protein: MAKYYTRSGDGRRIEMTKEEIIADIQAGTADAADIATIPALTDDQMEHICDIITCQDRVVGVAPGKEVVMTYDIGQLDFTGDNGNSGNGVDMGRLEAALLHERALGADTFELAHSDYSVKPVKPIISMEKQTMEEIQDVIVAPYFYGAMPNMGLYYAPDGPYPNPADLMREFKIDESMASSEAAAEHLARDIEYVGTHIQAAGSDGFNFDTTGSAGDADFVGTLNGVKALRKACPEAYINVGAAGESVMGIHGMIEFEGTVCAGLYPHQQAKVIAQAGANVFGAVCNTNTSKSLAWNLARSVTFIKAAVEQSPIPVHVDLGMGVGGIPMKETPPVDAVSRCNKAMVEIAKVDGVOVGVGDPVGMDIPHLMTSGMQGIRTTGDLVARMMYAKNMKLDKAKEYVAKKLGLDTVEIADECIMRDLREELGIGSCTGIPGAPRGIAAKMNIEKLLDIKINSCELFRRQLKN